A stretch of DNA from Sebastes umbrosus isolate fSebUmb1 chromosome 14, fSebUmb1.pri, whole genome shotgun sequence:
TGGATTACATTGAACCATTACTATACAGTATTCATGTTATATACAGTAGCATCCATCCCCTGTACACATctcacagcagaaaaaaaaaatatattttttaaagtcagAAGCACTAAAATATGCATTTTCCAGAAAGTAATGGGAAGTACGTAATGCAGAAGGGAAATAAAAAAGGTTGAATTTCTTTTGGGGACATTTTAATTTCATACGTGGTGAGTGACAGCAGTGGGATGATTCCTGTGACAGGAGACCTTTTCCATACTCAGTATCTGAGACTCACACTGCTGAAGGGATGACCTCGGTCGTGTCTTCATCCACCTCGCTCTGAAGAGCTTCGAGCTCGTGTTCGGTGTTTCTCAGactctccagctctctctgcagaAATCTGGAAGAAGGTTAAGGATGCTGACAAAGAAAACGGGCAAATAAATCGAGACAGGATTCATAATGACGCTGAAAAGATTTTGGACACCGTTCATTGCATTTTTCATGTCAAACGGAGACGTATAAAAGATACTGTAATTCAGAGTCAGTCATCTGGCTTTTGGCTGTGCCCCGCCTCAGCTGTTCCTCCAGGATCTCCAGCTCCTTCTCCCTTCGCTTCATCTCTTCCTCCATGTCCAGCAGCCTCTGGCCCGCACTCTCCTCAGTCTGAGCCACAACTAGGGGATGACGGACAGCGATAGATGAGAGATACTGTACAATTCTTATTTATTTGGCAGCAATAATGTACCTGAAGTAGAGAACACTGACAGCTGAGAAACAAGAGATCATTAAATGCCTGATTACTTGCCTtttaaaatctgtgtaacaGTCTTTTTTGTCTCGATGTGATGGTCAAAAAGAGCCTGATGTTCATCTTTCACTTGTTTCAGGTTCTCTTGTTGGCTGCTGTTGATGAAGTCCACCAATCCCTCCCCCGTCTTCGCCAAGTCCTGGAATTCATTACCGGCTTGAGCCATTGTGGTGACACCGACAGCTAGAAAGCACATAACAGAGATTCAACTAAAAATATTGTGTAATTTTCTATGCATGGTGCACTGAGTCATCAAGGCGTGATAAGCTTCATATCAtcaacaataaataacaaaactTTATAAACAGCAAAGTCTCCAGTGGGTGAAACTTTAATAGACTCGtcacatacaggtacatacatgaaatgtgaCCTCCATTTAACCCATTCTAAACATTTAGGAGTAGTGGGTAGCTGAAAAGCACATGGGGAGCAACTTGGcattcagtgtctcgctcatgCAGACAGGAGCAGGGGATTGAACCgtcaaccttgtggttaaagttATTTCAATATAAGtggcaataccacagtgtaatatttagggctgtcagagataacgcattaacacaaattcattttaatgccacaaatttcttGAACGCATCTTGcgaattttaggttgtagcgggctcagttttaaagctagagtgaagatactgacatatgaaactagaacggtcatactggcttgtcacaaaggaggctaaata
This window harbors:
- the spc24 gene encoding kinetochore protein Spc24 produces the protein MAQAGNEFQDLAKTGEGLVDFINSSQQENLKQVKDEHQALFDHHIETKKTVTQILKVVAQTEESAGQRLLDMEEEMKRREKELEILEEQLRRGTAKSQMTDSELQFLQRELESLRNTEHELEALQSEVDEDTTEVIPSAVYVAQVYYLITRIKWEYDTQPNILKGVHYGADLATPINIDTSMRSRNDVSDQLWGFVSTEW